The Papaver somniferum cultivar HN1 unplaced genomic scaffold, ASM357369v1 unplaced-scaffold_18, whole genome shotgun sequence genome includes a window with the following:
- the LOC113338048 gene encoding transcription factor bHLH68-like produces MNRGFLESLPVQQMMMSAGNPNWWNINNTVKPPPLIHPQLQPNPSTTSLLPQYPPSSLPLNFLENDHNHQELPESWCQLLMGGSPIVEEGDERLGLSNQYNQQVKKLENWEEQILYPSEANDNNSSIVDHVKQEVSESAAYAYGLVSNGEFQTSNGRVVPNWSPHHQVMPVSSPSSCVTSFSSNSMLDFSTTKSDNNHGTKHHPQPDHSSECNSTATGGAFKKARVQQSSTQSTFKVRKEKLGDRITALHQLVSPFGKTDTASVLLEAIGYIRFLQNQIEALSLPYLGSGSGNMNQQLQHQQQSVQGEKNCIFPEDPGQLLHVDTNNMKRRGVPDQDSENAPKMDLRSRGLCLVPLACTLQVGSDNGADFWAPTLGGGFR; encoded by the exons ATGAATAGAGGGTTTTTAGAGAGTTTGCCAGTGCAACAAATGATGATGAGTGCAGGAAATCCAAATTGGTGGAATATTAACAATACAGTCAAACCACCACCTCTAATCCATCCTCAACTgcaaccaaatccttcaacaaCATCTCTATTGCCACAATACCCACCTTCATCACTTCCTTTGAACTTCTTAGAAAATGATCATAATCATCAAGAACTTCCCGAGTCTTGGTGTCAACTTCTCAT GGGAGGATCACCAATTGTGGAAGAAGGAGATGAAagattaggtttgagtaatcaatataatcaacaagttAAGAAGTTAGAGAACTGGGAAGAACAAATTTTGTATCCATCTGAAGCAAATGATAATAATAGTTCTATAGTTGATCATGTGAAACAAGAAGTATCTGAAAGCGCAGCTTATGCTTACGGTCTTGTTAGTAACGGAGAATTTcagacatcaaatgggagagtagTACCTAATTGGTCTCCTCATCATCAAGTTATGCCAGTTTCGTCTCCAAGTTCTTGTGTTACTAGTTTCAGTAGTAATAGTATGTTGGATTTCTCTACTACAAAGTCTGATAATAACCATGGTACCAAACATCATCCGCAACCAGATCATTCGTCTGAG TGTAATAGCACTGCAACAGGTGGGGCATTTAAGAAAGCTAGGGTTCAACAATCTTCTACACAATCTACTTTCAAG GTGAGAAAGGAGAAATTAGGTGATAGAATAACAGCACTACACCAGCTAGTTTCTCCATTCGGGAAG ACTGACACAGCCTCAGTCTTGTTAGAAGCTATTGGGTACATTAGATTCCTTCAGAACCAAATTGAG GCCCTGAGCTTGCCGTACTTGGGCAGTGGATCAGGAAACATGAACCAACAACTACAACATCAACAACAGTCT GTTCAAGGAGAAAAGAATTGTATATTTCCTGAAGACCCTGGTCAG CTCTTACATGTCGACACCAATAACATGAAAAGAAGAGGAGTTCCTGATCAG GATTCCGAGAATGCACCCAAGATGGACTTGAGGAGTAGAGGGTTATGTTTAGTTCCACTCGCGTGTACACTTCAAGTAGGAAGTGATAATGGGGCGGATTTCTGGGCTCCAACGCTCGGTGGAGGCTTCCGATAA